A genomic segment from Streptomyces antibioticus encodes:
- the pknB gene encoding Stk1 family PASTA domain-containing Ser/Thr kinase produces MEEPRRLGGRYELGHVLGRGGMAEVYLAHDIRLGRTVAVKTLRVDLARDPSFQARFRREAQSAASLNHPAIVAVYDTGEDYMDGVSIPYIVMEYVDGSTLRELLHSGRKLLPERTLEMTIGILQALEYSHRAGIVHRDIKPANVMLTRNGQVKVMDFGIARAMGDSGMTMTQTSAVIGTAQYLSPEQAKGEQVDARSDLYSTGCLLYELLTVRPPFVGDSPVAVAYQHVREEPQPPSVFDPEITPEMDSIVLRALVKDPNYRYQSADEMRADIEACLDGQPVAATAAMGSVGYAGYGDDQATTALRQAEAGATSMLPPMNPDDSGYGYDDRPDRRRQKKSNTSTILLVVAAVLVLVGAILIGKWAFSGKAADKPFAVPNFVNHTQAEAKTMAENVDLKPVFVQKPCDDQPKGNICSQDPAIGQNVNKGDTVNLVVSTGAPKVAVPSVLGKSLDEAKRILEADKYGFDVEVKEEISTEEPGTVTDQDPNLGEEVEKGTKITLTIAKAVEKATVPDVSGKSCDEAKAQMQQNNLTGNCVEVDTQDQNQVGKVISTSPSIGSQADKGSTVQIQIGKSTQTQVPGNLQGMSLKDAKQAIQNAGLTVGSITGSQDDDATVFNSDPAPGTQVNRGQTVNLIAVKGGGNNGGNDGGGGFFGGNNGG; encoded by the coding sequence ATGGAAGAGCCGCGTCGCCTCGGCGGCCGGTACGAGCTGGGCCATGTGCTCGGCCGTGGTGGCATGGCCGAGGTCTACCTCGCACATGACATCCGGCTCGGCCGCACCGTGGCGGTGAAGACGCTGCGCGTGGACCTCGCGCGCGACCCTTCCTTCCAGGCCCGGTTCCGCCGGGAGGCCCAGTCGGCCGCCTCGCTCAACCACCCCGCGATCGTCGCGGTCTACGACACGGGCGAGGACTACATGGACGGGGTCTCGATCCCGTACATCGTCATGGAGTACGTCGACGGCTCCACGCTCCGTGAGCTGCTCCACTCCGGCCGCAAGCTGCTGCCGGAGCGGACGCTGGAGATGACCATCGGCATCCTCCAGGCGCTGGAGTACTCGCACCGCGCGGGCATCGTGCACCGGGACATCAAGCCGGCGAACGTCATGCTGACGCGCAACGGCCAGGTCAAGGTCATGGACTTCGGCATCGCCCGCGCGATGGGCGACTCCGGCATGACCATGACGCAGACGTCCGCGGTGATCGGCACCGCCCAGTACCTCTCCCCGGAGCAGGCCAAGGGCGAGCAGGTCGACGCGCGGTCGGACCTCTACTCGACCGGCTGCCTGCTCTACGAGCTGCTGACGGTCCGCCCGCCGTTCGTGGGCGACTCCCCGGTGGCCGTGGCCTACCAGCACGTGCGGGAGGAGCCGCAGCCGCCGAGCGTCTTCGACCCCGAGATCACCCCGGAGATGGACTCGATCGTCCTGCGGGCGCTGGTCAAGGACCCGAACTACCGCTACCAGTCGGCCGACGAGATGCGCGCGGACATCGAGGCGTGCCTCGACGGCCAGCCGGTCGCGGCGACGGCGGCGATGGGCTCGGTCGGCTACGCCGGCTACGGCGACGACCAGGCCACCACGGCCCTGCGCCAGGCGGAGGCCGGCGCCACGTCGATGCTGCCGCCCATGAACCCGGACGACAGCGGCTACGGCTACGACGACCGCCCGGACCGACGCCGCCAGAAGAAGTCGAACACCTCGACGATCCTGCTCGTGGTGGCCGCGGTCCTGGTGCTCGTCGGCGCGATCCTGATCGGCAAGTGGGCCTTCAGCGGCAAGGCGGCGGACAAGCCGTTCGCGGTGCCGAATTTCGTGAACCACACGCAGGCCGAAGCCAAGACGATGGCCGAGAACGTCGACCTGAAGCCGGTCTTCGTCCAGAAACCCTGCGACGACCAGCCGAAGGGCAACATCTGCTCGCAGGACCCCGCGATCGGCCAGAACGTCAACAAGGGCGACACCGTCAACCTCGTCGTCTCGACCGGGGCGCCGAAGGTGGCCGTCCCGAGTGTGCTCGGCAAGTCGCTCGACGAGGCGAAGCGGATCCTGGAGGCCGACAAGTACGGCTTCGACGTGGAGGTCAAGGAAGAGATCTCCACCGAGGAGCCCGGGACGGTCACCGACCAGGACCCCAACCTCGGCGAGGAGGTGGAGAAGGGCACGAAGATCACCCTGACCATCGCCAAGGCCGTCGAGAAGGCCACCGTGCCGGACGTCTCGGGCAAGTCCTGTGACGAGGCCAAGGCGCAGATGCAGCAGAACAACCTGACCGGCAACTGCGTCGAGGTCGACACCCAGGACCAGAACCAGGTCGGCAAGGTCATCTCGACCAGCCCGTCCATCGGCTCCCAGGCCGACAAGGGCTCCACGGTCCAGATCCAGATCGGCAAGAGCACCCAGACCCAGGTGCCGGGCAACCTCCAGGGCATGAGCCTGAAGGACGCCAAGCAGGCCATCCAGAACGCGGGCCTGACCGTCGGCAGCATCACCGGCTCCCAGGACGACGACGCCACGGTCTTCAACTCCGACCCGGCCCCCGGCACCCAGGTCAACCGGGGCCAGACCGTCAACCTGATCGCGGTCAAGGGCGGCGGGAACAACGGCGGCAACGACGGCGGCGGCGGATTCTTCGGCGGGAACAACGGAGGCTAG
- a CDS encoding penicillin-binding transpeptidase domain-containing protein has product MNKPLRRIAIFCGLLILTLLIRDNWLQYAKADDLASDSENRRVNIARYATPRGDIIVEGKAITGSVESEGGDFKYKRTWTNGAMWAPVTGYSSQAFGANQLEKLEDGILTGNDDRLFFRNTLDMITGKKKEGGSVVTTLNAAAQKAAYQGLGNRRGAVAAIEPSTGKILALVSTPSYDPSKFAGTSGSDEKAWKAVQKENNPDNPMLNRALRETYPPGSTFKVVTAAAALENGEVSGIDDATKTPDPYQLPQTTTDLTNEHGDCENASLQYALMVSCNTVFAKMADNVGNEGMIEQAEKFGFNDKELDTPVRAAESIYPEDNAPQNAMDGIGQASNRATPLQMAMVAAAVANDGKLMKPYMVDQLKAPNLDTIETTEPQELHQAVSSETAQKLQKMMETVVNDPQGTGGNARISGVTVGGKTGTAQHGLNNSEKPYAWFISYAKLSDGSAPVAVAVVVEDGSANRGDISGGGLAAPIAKDVMKAVIDSKK; this is encoded by the coding sequence ATGAACAAGCCCCTGCGCCGGATCGCGATCTTCTGCGGACTCCTGATCCTCACCCTGCTCATCCGCGACAACTGGCTCCAGTACGCCAAGGCCGACGACCTGGCGAGCGACAGCGAGAACCGCCGTGTGAACATCGCCCGGTACGCGACGCCGCGCGGCGACATCATCGTCGAGGGCAAGGCCATCACGGGCTCCGTGGAGTCCGAGGGCGGCGACTTCAAGTACAAGCGCACCTGGACCAACGGCGCCATGTGGGCGCCGGTCACCGGCTATTCGTCGCAGGCGTTCGGCGCCAACCAGCTCGAGAAGCTGGAGGACGGCATCCTCACCGGCAACGACGACCGGCTCTTCTTCCGCAACACGCTCGACATGATCACGGGCAAGAAGAAGGAGGGCGGCAGCGTCGTCACCACCCTGAACGCGGCCGCGCAGAAGGCCGCGTACCAGGGTCTGGGCAACCGGCGGGGCGCGGTCGCCGCGATCGAGCCGTCCACCGGCAAGATCCTGGCGCTGGTCTCCACACCGTCGTACGACCCGTCGAAGTTCGCCGGCACCTCCGGTTCGGACGAGAAGGCGTGGAAGGCGGTGCAGAAGGAGAACAACCCGGACAACCCGATGCTCAACCGCGCGCTGCGCGAGACGTACCCGCCGGGCTCCACGTTCAAGGTCGTCACGGCCGCCGCCGCGCTGGAGAACGGCGAGGTGTCCGGGATCGACGACGCCACCAAGACGCCCGACCCGTACCAGCTCCCGCAGACCACCACCGACCTCACCAACGAGCACGGTGACTGCGAGAACGCGAGTCTGCAGTACGCGCTGATGGTGTCCTGCAACACCGTCTTCGCGAAGATGGCCGACAACGTCGGCAACGAGGGCATGATCGAGCAGGCGGAGAAGTTCGGCTTCAACGACAAGGAGCTGGACACCCCGGTCCGCGCCGCCGAGTCGATCTACCCCGAGGACAACGCGCCGCAGAACGCCATGGACGGCATCGGCCAGGCGTCCAACCGCGCCACCCCGCTCCAGATGGCCATGGTCGCCGCGGCGGTCGCCAACGACGGCAAGCTGATGAAGCCGTACATGGTCGACCAGCTCAAGGCCCCGAACCTGGACACCATCGAGACGACCGAGCCGCAGGAGCTGCACCAGGCGGTGTCCTCGGAAACCGCGCAGAAGCTCCAGAAGATGATGGAGACGGTCGTCAACGACCCGCAGGGCACCGGCGGCAACGCCAGGATCTCCGGCGTCACGGTGGGCGGCAAGACCGGTACCGCCCAGCACGGCCTCAACAACAGCGAGAAGCCGTACGCCTGGTTCATCTCGTACGCCAAGCTGTCCGACGGCAGCGCCCCGGTGGCCGTCGCGGTGGTCGTGGAGGACGGTTCCGCCAACCGCGGCGACATCAGCGGCGGCGGTCTGGCGGCCCCGATCGCGAAGGACGTGATGAAGGCAGTCATCGACAGTAAGAAGTGA
- a CDS encoding FtsW/RodA/SpoVE family cell cycle protein — protein MSSTTNTPSHHTSTIGSIGTPSRRNTELALLVFAVLIPVFAYANVGLAINEQVPSGLLAYGLGLGLLAGIAHLVVRKFAPYADPLLLPLATLLNGLGLVAIWRLDQSKLLQSIEQAGTAAPRQLLYTAMGIALFIVVLFFLKDHRALQRYTYISMVGALFLLLLPLVPGLGKNIYGAKIWISVAGFSIQPGEFAKIVLAIFFAGYLMVKRDALALASRRFLGLYLPRGRDLGPILVVWFISILILVFETDLGTSLLFFGMFVIMLYVATERTSWIVFGLLMSGAGAVGVASFEPHVQQRVQAWLDPMKEYTLSRAGQVGHSEQAMQALWAFGSGGTLGTGWGQGHSELIRFAANSDFILATFGEELGLAGIMALLLLYGLIVERGVRTALAARDPFGKLLAIGLSGAFALQVFVVAGGVMGLIPLTGMTMPFLAYGGSSVIANWALIGILIRISDTARRPAPAPASNPDAEMTQVVRPS, from the coding sequence ATGAGCAGTACTACGAACACGCCGTCGCATCACACGTCCACGATCGGCTCGATCGGCACCCCGAGCCGGCGCAACACCGAGCTGGCGCTCCTGGTGTTCGCCGTCCTGATCCCGGTCTTCGCCTATGCCAACGTGGGCCTCGCGATCAACGAGCAGGTCCCGTCCGGGCTGCTCGCCTACGGCCTCGGGCTGGGGCTGCTGGCGGGCATCGCCCACCTCGTGGTCCGCAAGTTCGCGCCCTACGCCGACCCGCTGCTGCTGCCGCTGGCGACCCTGCTCAACGGGCTGGGGCTGGTGGCGATCTGGCGGCTGGACCAGTCCAAGCTGCTCCAGTCCATCGAGCAGGCGGGCACCGCGGCACCGCGCCAACTGCTGTACACGGCCATGGGCATCGCGCTCTTCATCGTGGTGCTGTTCTTCCTCAAGGACCACCGGGCGCTCCAGCGCTACACCTACATCTCGATGGTCGGCGCGCTCTTCCTGCTGCTGCTCCCGCTGGTACCGGGCCTCGGCAAGAACATCTACGGCGCCAAGATCTGGATCTCGGTCGCCGGTTTCTCCATCCAGCCCGGTGAGTTCGCCAAGATCGTCCTGGCGATCTTCTTCGCCGGCTATCTGATGGTGAAGCGCGACGCGCTCGCGCTGGCCAGCCGCCGCTTCCTCGGCCTCTACCTGCCGCGCGGCCGCGACCTGGGCCCGATCCTGGTCGTCTGGTTCATCTCGATCCTCATCCTGGTCTTCGAGACCGACCTCGGTACCTCGCTGCTGTTCTTCGGCATGTTCGTGATCATGCTGTACGTCGCCACCGAGCGGACGAGCTGGATCGTCTTCGGTCTGCTGATGTCCGGTGCCGGCGCGGTCGGCGTGGCCAGCTTCGAACCGCACGTCCAGCAGCGTGTGCAGGCGTGGCTCGACCCGATGAAGGAGTACACGCTCTCCCGCGCGGGCCAGGTCGGCCACTCCGAGCAGGCCATGCAGGCCCTCTGGGCCTTCGGCTCCGGCGGCACCCTCGGCACCGGCTGGGGCCAGGGGCACTCCGAGCTGATCCGGTTCGCCGCCAACTCCGACTTCATCCTCGCCACCTTCGGCGAGGAGCTGGGCCTGGCCGGGATCATGGCCCTGCTGCTGCTGTACGGCCTGATCGTGGAGCGCGGCGTGCGCACCGCCCTCGCCGCCCGCGACCCGTTCGGCAAGCTGCTCGCCATCGGCCTGTCCGGCGCCTTCGCCCTCCAGGTGTTCGTCGTCGCCGGCGGTGTGATGGGTCTCATCCCGCTCACCGGTATGACGATGCCGTTCCTGGCGTACGGCGGTTCGTCCGTCATCGCCAACTGGGCGCTGATCGGCATTCTGATCAGGATCAGCGACACCGCGCGCCGCCCGGCACCGGCCCCCGCCTCCAACCCCGACGCCGAGATGACCCAGGTGGTCCGCCCGTCATGA
- a CDS encoding Stp1/IreP family PP2C-type Ser/Thr phosphatase — protein sequence MSLSLRFAAGSHKGMIREGNEDSGYAGPRLLAIADGMGGAAAGEVASSEAISTIVALDDDVPGSDVLTSLGTAVQRANDQLRSLVEEDPQLEGMGTTLTALLWTGQRLGLVHVGDSRAYLLRDGVLTQITQDHTWVQRLVDEGRITEEEATTHPQRSLLMRALGSGEHVEPDLSIREVRAGDRYLICSDGLSGVVSHQTLEDTLASYQGPQETVQNLIELALRGGGPDNITVIVADVLDLDTGDTLAGQLSDTPVVVGAVAENQHQLHDNGIMQTPAGRAAGLGRRRHGGGGGGGEFGPPGSGDVTGFVSTAGLADYSDDDFVKPRKSRKWLKRSFYGALTLAVIGGGLYGGWRWTQTQYYVGTNGEHLALYRGISQDLAWVSLSKVEKDHPEIELKYLPQYQQKQVEATIPEGSLSSARKKIEELSVQASACKKQADADEAEASASPPSSGTGEAGGSTGTTPASLTSKASPSPSPSATPSKPSDSSSPSPSATATPNPGPTLSEEEQKVVSRCGEQ from the coding sequence ATGAGTCTGTCACTGCGCTTCGCCGCCGGATCGCACAAGGGCATGATCCGGGAGGGCAACGAGGACTCCGGTTACGCCGGTCCGCGCCTGCTCGCGATCGCCGACGGCATGGGCGGCGCCGCCGCCGGTGAGGTCGCCTCCTCCGAGGCCATCTCGACCATCGTCGCCCTCGACGACGACGTGCCCGGCTCCGACGTCCTCACCTCCCTCGGCACCGCCGTGCAGCGGGCCAACGACCAGCTCCGTTCGCTGGTCGAGGAGGACCCCCAGCTCGAAGGCATGGGCACCACCCTGACCGCGCTGCTGTGGACCGGCCAGCGCCTCGGCCTGGTGCACGTCGGCGACTCCCGCGCCTATCTCCTGCGGGACGGCGTCCTCACCCAGATCACCCAGGACCACACCTGGGTGCAGCGGCTGGTCGACGAGGGCCGGATCACCGAGGAAGAGGCCACCACGCACCCCCAGCGGTCCCTGCTGATGCGGGCGCTGGGCAGCGGCGAGCACGTCGAGCCCGACCTGTCGATCCGTGAGGTCCGGGCCGGCGACCGCTACCTGATCTGCTCCGACGGCCTGTCCGGCGTGGTGTCCCACCAGACCCTGGAGGACACCCTCGCCAGCTACCAGGGCCCGCAGGAGACCGTCCAGAACCTCATCGAGCTGGCGCTGCGCGGCGGCGGGCCCGACAACATCACGGTGATCGTCGCGGACGTCCTCGACCTGGACACCGGCGACACCCTGGCCGGGCAGCTCTCCGACACCCCGGTCGTGGTCGGCGCCGTCGCCGAGAACCAGCACCAGTTGCACGACAACGGCATCATGCAGACCCCGGCCGGCCGTGCCGCGGGCCTCGGCCGGCGACGGCACGGCGGGGGCGGGGGCGGCGGCGAGTTCGGCCCGCCCGGCTCCGGGGACGTCACCGGTTTCGTCTCCACCGCCGGTCTCGCGGACTACTCCGACGACGACTTCGTCAAGCCCCGCAAGAGCCGCAAGTGGCTGAAGAGAAGCTTCTACGGCGCCCTCACCCTCGCCGTGATCGGCGGCGGCCTCTACGGCGGCTGGCGCTGGACGCAGACGCAGTACTACGTCGGCACCAACGGCGAGCACCTCGCGCTGTACCGGGGCATCAGCCAGGACCTGGCCTGGGTCTCGCTCTCGAAGGTCGAGAAGGACCACCCCGAGATCGAACTCAAGTACCTGCCGCAGTACCAGCAGAAGCAGGTCGAGGCGACGATCCCCGAGGGCAGCCTCAGCAGCGCCCGCAAGAAGATCGAGGAACTGTCCGTGCAGGCCTCCGCGTGCAAGAAGCAGGCGGACGCCGACGAGGCCGAGGCGTCGGCCAGCCCCCCGTCCTCCGGGACGGGCGAGGCCGGCGGCAGCACGGGAACCACCCCCGCCTCCCTCACGTCCAAGGCATCACCGAGCCCGAGCCCGAGTGCGACCCCGAGCAAGCCGTCGGACTCGTCGTCCCCGTCCCCGTCCGCGACCGCCACTCCCAACCCCGGCCCCACTCTCTCGGAGGAAGAGCAGAAGGTCGTCTCGCGGTGCGGTGAGCAGTAG
- a CDS encoding FHA domain-containing protein FhaB/FipA, with protein MSELTLTVMRLGFLAVLWLFVIVAVQVIRSDLFGTRVTQRGARREAARPQQERRQQAPPQQRQQPAAAGRRGRNAPSKLVVSEGTLTGTTVALQGQTITLGRAHDSTIVLDDDYASSRHARIYPDRDGQWIVEDLGSTNGTYLDRTRLTTPTPIPLGAPIRIGKTVIELRK; from the coding sequence ATGTCAGAGCTGACCCTCACGGTCATGCGGCTGGGTTTCCTGGCCGTACTGTGGCTGTTCGTGATCGTGGCCGTGCAGGTCATCCGCAGCGACCTGTTCGGTACGCGTGTCACCCAGCGCGGTGCCCGCCGTGAAGCCGCCAGGCCGCAGCAGGAGCGGCGCCAGCAGGCGCCCCCGCAGCAGCGCCAGCAGCCCGCCGCGGCCGGGCGCAGGGGCCGTAACGCCCCGTCCAAGCTCGTCGTGTCCGAGGGCACCCTCACCGGCACGACGGTCGCGCTCCAGGGGCAGACCATCACCCTGGGCCGCGCGCACGACAGCACCATCGTGCTGGACGACGACTACGCCTCCAGCCGGCATGCCAGGATCTACCCGGACCGCGACGGACAGTGGATCGTCGAGGACCTGGGCTCCACCAACGGCACGTACCTCGACCGAACGCGGCTGACGACTCCCACACCGATCCCGCTGGGCGCGCCGATCCGCATCGGCAAGACCGTCATCGAGCTGCGGAAGTAG
- a CDS encoding FhaA domain-containing protein, producing MGVLKKFEQRLEGLVNGTFAKVFKSEVQPVEIAGALQRECDNNATIWNRDRTVVPNDFIVELSTPDYERLSPYSGQLGDELAGMVRDYAKQQRYTFMGPIKVHLEKADDLDTGLYRVRSRTLASTGQQASPGSPSAGPAGGGRPAPGGGYGYPPAGAPGGAPPMPASPPPGAGGYGYPPTAGAQRPGGGGLAGAPAPGSRARHWIEINGTRHQISRGSLVLGRSTEADVRIDDPGVSRRHCEIRTGSPSTIQDLGSTNGIVVDGQHTTRATLRDGSRIVVGSTTVIYRQAEG from the coding sequence ATGGGAGTCCTGAAGAAATTCGAGCAGCGTCTCGAGGGTCTGGTCAACGGCACCTTCGCCAAGGTCTTCAAGTCCGAGGTCCAGCCCGTCGAGATCGCGGGAGCGCTCCAGCGGGAGTGCGACAACAACGCGACCATCTGGAACCGGGACCGGACCGTCGTACCCAACGACTTCATCGTGGAACTGAGCACACCGGACTACGAGCGGCTCAGCCCCTACTCCGGCCAGCTCGGCGACGAACTGGCCGGCATGGTCCGCGACTACGCCAAGCAGCAGCGCTACACCTTCATGGGCCCGATCAAGGTCCACCTGGAGAAGGCCGACGACCTCGACACCGGCCTGTACCGGGTGCGCAGCCGCACCCTCGCCTCCACCGGACAGCAGGCGTCCCCCGGCAGCCCCTCCGCGGGCCCCGCGGGCGGCGGCCGTCCGGCACCCGGCGGCGGCTACGGCTACCCACCGGCCGGCGCCCCCGGCGGCGCGCCCCCCATGCCCGCCTCCCCGCCCCCCGGCGCGGGCGGCTACGGCTACCCGCCCACCGCCGGCGCCCAGCGCCCCGGTGGCGGCGGACTGGCCGGCGCCCCGGCCCCGGGCTCACGCGCGCGGCACTGGATCGAGATCAACGGCACCCGCCACCAGATCTCCCGCGGATCACTCGTGCTGGGCCGTTCCACCGAGGCCGACGTGCGGATCGACGACCCCGGCGTCTCGCGCCGGCACTGTGAGATCCGGACCGGTTCGCCCTCGACGATCCAGGATCTCGGTTCCACCAACGGCATCGTGGTGGACGGACAGCACACCACCCGCGCTACGCTCCGCGACGGCTCGCGGATCGTCGTGGGCAGCACCACCGTTATCTATAGGCAAGCCGAAGGGTGA
- a CDS encoding TetR/AcrR family transcriptional regulator: protein MAGSTEETKRRLLDAARVEFSGYGIAGARVNRIAERAGVNKERIYGHFQSKEGLFRAVIAEAMAELVREVRPGEGSVGDYVGRVFDYHRSDPTLLRLLMFEGLQEGYVGTHDASERTSWYADAAKSLASATDRPEDEAGRLLLTLIGLGAWPMAMPHLSRLCQEATGESEDLTSLRDFIVTFAERGAGTPPS from the coding sequence ATGGCAGGAAGCACCGAGGAGACCAAGCGCCGACTGCTGGACGCCGCGCGAGTGGAGTTCAGCGGCTACGGCATCGCCGGAGCCCGGGTGAACCGCATCGCGGAGCGCGCCGGCGTCAACAAGGAACGCATCTACGGCCACTTCCAGAGCAAGGAAGGGCTGTTCAGGGCGGTCATCGCCGAGGCGATGGCCGAACTGGTCCGGGAGGTACGCCCGGGCGAGGGGTCAGTCGGCGACTACGTGGGCCGCGTCTTCGACTACCACCGCAGCGATCCCACCCTGCTGCGGCTGCTCATGTTCGAAGGACTCCAGGAGGGATACGTCGGTACCCACGACGCCTCCGAGCGGACGTCCTGGTACGCGGACGCCGCCAAGTCCCTGGCCTCGGCGACCGACCGCCCCGAGGACGAGGCCGGACGCCTGCTGCTGACACTGATCGGACTGGGCGCCTGGCCCATGGCCATGCCCCACCTCAGCCGGCTCTGCCAGGAGGCCACCGGCGAGAGCGAGGACCTGACTTCGCTCAGGGACTTCATCGTCACCTTCGCGGAACGCGGCGCGGGCACCCCACCCTCCTGA